GGGCGCTTCATCAATGAACAATAACGCTTAATAGTAAGGCGAATAGCACTGCTGACGCGCACCGCTATAAGTCACGAACGTATTGCTATAGGAATCATAGCTGCGGTAGCGACCAGCGCACCAATCATAATGGCGCGGATTGATGCCATTGCTATAGGCGGGCGCAGCGGGTGCCGGGCGTGGCTGCGAGGCGATGGCCCCACCGATCAGCGCACCGGCGGCAAAGGCTGCCAGCGGATACCAATGACCGTCATGATGACGGCGATAGCCGGGGCGCGGGCCATCATAACCCCGGTA
The nucleotide sequence above comes from Agrobacterium vitis. Encoded proteins:
- a CDS encoding BA14K family protein yields the protein MTLTKRIAVAGTALAVLATSFISADAMPLNTLQPVAQSAVPVEQVQWRGYDDGYGRGGGYYRGYRGYDGPRPGYRRHHDGHWYPLAAFAAGALIGGAIASQPRPAPAAPAYSNGINPRHYDWCAGRYRSYDSYSNTFVTYSGARQQCYSPYY